A window of the Haloarcula litorea genome harbors these coding sequences:
- a CDS encoding LVIVD repeat-containing protein, which produces MRRRELLRAAGTVGALALPGLSAGHPTPSGDDAATPQSTPTDGAPIGTLALPGAHELVTSPDGHTAYVATGTGVAVVDAVVPAAPRLLTHRTDLLADTEAGPMREVQDLAVVGDRLLVAGPAHPADGAHGLVVFDVSDRRRPRRVGAHLTETTIHNCDFDGRYAYLTANGREGNPLLVVDTETGAEAGTWSLFDADAAWREVPPSLRPLHDVWVHEGRAYLAYWDAGTWILDVADPADPALVSRVRGRGPSTLAAVDDPATERTEPPGNDHFVTVNEDATLLGVGSESWDLGGDGSGGPGGIELFDVSDPTAPESLATIDPPSTSDPTPGGVLTTAHNFELVDGRCYSAWYNGGVRVHDVRDPADPREVYAWRDSATASFWTAQRGARCFLAANTNANAGGEVTPGVYAFPDPSLPTRTARESPSGSDGDAAGGPLSVSGDGFGVGAAVGAVGAAALSAWRHRRRGRD; this is translated from the coding sequence ATGCGCCGCCGGGAACTCCTCCGCGCCGCCGGGACCGTCGGAGCGCTCGCCCTGCCCGGCCTCAGCGCCGGCCACCCGACGCCGAGCGGCGACGACGCCGCTACCCCGCAGTCGACGCCGACGGACGGCGCCCCCATCGGGACGCTCGCCCTCCCCGGTGCCCACGAACTCGTCACCAGCCCGGACGGCCACACCGCCTACGTCGCCACGGGGACCGGCGTCGCCGTCGTCGACGCCGTCGTCCCGGCGGCCCCCCGACTGCTCACCCACCGGACGGACCTGCTGGCCGACACCGAGGCCGGGCCGATGCGGGAGGTCCAGGACCTCGCCGTCGTCGGCGACCGCCTCCTCGTCGCCGGCCCCGCCCACCCCGCCGATGGCGCACACGGGCTCGTCGTCTTCGACGTCAGCGACCGCCGCCGGCCCCGTCGGGTCGGGGCCCACCTGACCGAGACGACGATCCACAACTGCGACTTCGACGGCCGGTACGCCTACCTGACCGCGAACGGCCGCGAGGGCAACCCCCTGCTCGTCGTCGACACCGAGACGGGGGCCGAGGCGGGCACGTGGTCGCTGTTCGACGCCGACGCGGCCTGGCGCGAGGTCCCCCCGAGCCTGCGTCCGCTCCACGACGTGTGGGTCCACGAGGGGCGGGCGTACCTCGCGTACTGGGACGCCGGGACGTGGATCCTCGACGTGGCCGACCCGGCAGATCCGGCGCTCGTCTCGCGGGTCCGTGGCCGAGGCCCGTCGACCCTCGCCGCGGTCGACGATCCGGCGACCGAACGGACCGAACCGCCCGGCAACGACCACTTCGTCACCGTGAACGAGGACGCGACGCTGCTGGGGGTCGGCAGCGAGTCGTGGGACCTCGGGGGCGACGGCTCCGGCGGCCCGGGCGGCATCGAACTGTTCGACGTCTCGGACCCGACCGCGCCCGAGTCGCTGGCGACCATCGACCCGCCCTCGACCAGCGACCCGACGCCCGGCGGCGTGCTGACGACGGCGCACAACTTCGAGCTCGTCGACGGGCGCTGCTACTCGGCGTGGTACAACGGCGGCGTCCGGGTCCACGACGTGCGCGACCCGGCCGACCCACGGGAGGTGTACGCGTGGCGGGACTCCGCGACCGCGTCGTTCTGGACCGCTCAGCGCGGGGCGCGGTGTTTCCTCGCGGCCAACACGAACGCCAACGCCGGCGGCGAGGTGACGCCGGGCGTCTACGCGTTCCCGGACCCGTCGCTCCCGACGCGAACGGCGAGGGAGTCGCCGAGCGGGAGCGACGGTGACGCCGCCGGCGGTCCGCTGAGCGTCTCCGGCGACGGGTTCGGCGTCGGGGCCGCGGTGGGCGCGGTCGGTGCGGCGGCGCTGAGTGCGTGGCGACACCGCCGGCGCGGGCGTGACTGA